From a single Brassica oleracea var. oleracea cultivar TO1000 chromosome C5, BOL, whole genome shotgun sequence genomic region:
- the LOC106343274 gene encoding nucleolin 1-like, whose amino-acid sequence MGKKSATKVEAAPAAIKATKPLKKGKRDPEDDLDTKVNLKKQKKDVIAAVQKEKAEKKVPKKVESSDSSDSSDIEEEVKEPAPKKAVASTNGTVAKDDSSSEEESSDEEEVAATKKPAAVAKNGSVKAKAESSSEDDSSDESDDESEESEDEKPASKKDSSSDDSDSDESESEDEKETPKKKNSDAEMVDAEQKQLKTPSTPATGGSKTLFVANLSFNVERSDVENFFKDVGDVVDVRFAMSKDDGRFRGFGHVEFATAEQAQKALELHGTSMLGRDIRLDVAQERGERPAYTPQSGAGGNFRSSGGGGQSIFVKGFDSSLPEEDIKSALSAHFASCGDITRVSVPCDRETGASKGIAYLDFKDGTDKAFELNGSDMGGWSIVVDQPREKSSGGFGGGGRSGGGRFGSGRSGGGRGRDSGRGRFGGGRGGGRGRDGGRGFNRPSFSGKKTTFNDE is encoded by the exons ATGGGTAAAAAATCCGCCACCAAG GTTGAAGCAGCACCTGCTGCCATTAAGGCCACCAAGCCTTTGAAGAAAG GTAAGAGAGATCCTGAGGATGATTTGGACACCAAAGTGAACCTAAAGAAGCAGAAGAAAGATGTGATTGCTGCTGTTCAGAAGGAGAAAGCTGAGAAGAAGGTGCCTAAAAAAGTTGAGAGCTCTGATTCATCTGACTCTTCTGATATCGAGGAAGAAGTCAAG GAACCCGCACCTAAGAAGGCCGTTGCTTCTACTAACGGAACTGTTGCAAAGGATGACTCATCCTCTGAGGAAGAATCTTCAGACGAG GAAGAAGTTGCAGCTACCAAGAAACCTGCTGCAGTTGCTAAAAATGGCTCAGTGAAAGCTAAGGCAGAGTCCTCGTCTGAGGACGACTCTTCTGATGAATCAGATGATGAATCTGAG GAAAGTGAAGATGAAAAACCTGCATCTAAAAAGGATAGCAGTAGTGATGATTCTGATTCTGATGAATCAGAGAGTGAAGATGAGAAAGAAACCCCGAAGAAAAAG AACTCTGATGCTGAAATGGTGGATGCTGAGCAGAAACAG CTTAAGACCCCATCGACTCCTGCTACAGGAGGATCGAAGACACTCTTTGTTGCCAATCTATCATTCAATGTTGAAAGATCAGATGT TGAGAATTTCTTCAAAGATGTTGGCGATGTTGTTGATGTCAGATTTGCCATGTCAAAAGACGATGGCAGGTTCAGAGGCTTTGGCCATGTTGAGTTTGCTACTGCTGAACAAGCACAGAAG GCACTGGAACTTCACGGCACATCCATGCTTGGTCGTGATATTCGTCTTGATGTTGCTCAAGAGAGGGGAGAGAGACCCGCATACACTCCACAGAGCGG TGCCGGTGGTAACTTCAGAAGCAGTGGTGGTGGAGGTCAATCGATTTTTGTTAAGGGATTCGACTCTTCTCTTCCTGAAGAAGACATCAAGAGCGCATTGAGTGCGCATTTTGCTTCATGTGGAGACATCACGAGGGTTTCTGTTCCCTGTGACCGTGAAACCGGAGCTTCCAAAGG AATTGCTTACCTTGATTTTAAAGACGGCACAGACAAGGCGTTTGAGCTTAATGGTAGTGACATGGGAGGATGGAGTATTGTTGTTGATCAACCGAGGGAGAAGAGTAGTGGCGGATTCGGTGGTGGCGGAAGGAGCGGTGGTGGTCGTTTTGGTAGTGGAAGGAGCGGTGGTGGTAGAGGAAGAGATAGTGGCCGTGGTCGTTTTGGTGGTGGAAGGGGCGGTGGCAGAGGAAGAGATGGTGGCCGTGGATTCAACAGACCTAGTTTCTCAG GTAAGAAGACCACCTTTAACGACGAGTAG
- the LOC106343273 gene encoding endoglucanase 5-like: MSKFGGSLFGLNLLLTVLLGAATAAAEYYNYGNALDKTFLFFEAQRSGKLPAAQRVKWRSHSGLADGLAQGVSLEGGYYDAGDHVKFGLPMAFAVTMLSWAAVDNQKELSGSNQMQQTLWSIRWGTDYFIKAHPQPNVLWGQVGDGKSDHYCWERAEDMTTSRTAYKLDQYHPGSDLAGETAAALAAASLAFKPYNSSYSAILLTHAKELFSFADKYRGLYTDSIPNAKAFYMSSGYSDELLWAAAWLHRATGDEYYLKYAVNNAGYMGGTGWGMKEFSWDNKYAGVQVLLSKILLEGKGGAYTSTLKQYQMKADYFACACLKKNGGYNIQTTPGGLMYVREWNNLQYASAAAFLLAIYSDYLSAANAKLNCPDGSVPPQALLDFSRSQADYILGKNRQGMSYLVGYGPKYPIRVHHRGASIPSIFIQRSTVNCVQGYDSWYRRAQADPNVIYGALVGGPDQNDYYSDDRTNYEQTEPTLSGTAPLVGLFAKLSGKLGSYGGGYSKPYQTPKPPAYKATTTYTPKQSGAPIEFLHSITANWMAWNTRYYRHKVIIKNNSQKPISGLKLKIEDLTGPIWGLNPTGQKNTYQLPQWQKTLKAGQAYDFVYVQGGPQAKVSVLSYY, encoded by the exons ATGAGTAAGTTTGGTGGGTCTTTGTTCGGCTTAAACCTTTTACTGACCGTTCTCCTCGGGGCAGCCACTGCAGCAGCGGAGTATTACAATTATGGAAATGCCCTGGACAAGACATTCTTGTTCTTTGAGGCTCAACGGTCAGGGAAGTTGCCAGCTGCCCAACGTGTCAAATGGCGTAGCCATTCTGGTCTCGCGGATGGTCTTGCTCAAGGC GTGAGTTTGGAGGGAGGATATTATGATGCAGGAGACCATGTGAAATTCGGTTTACCAATGGCTTTCGCAGTAACAATGCTATCGTGGGCTGCGGTTGATAACCAGAAGGAGCTATCCGGTTCGAACCAAATGCAACAGACATTGTGGTCAATCAGATGGGGTACTGATTATTTCATCAAGGCTCATCCTCAGCCTAATGTTCTATGGGGTCAAGTTGGAGATGGAAAATCTGATCACTACTGTTGGGAGCGAGCGGAGGACATGACCACTTCAAGAACAGCTTATAAGCTTGACCAGTACCATCCTGGCTCAGACTTGGCTGGTGAAACCGCTGCTGCTTTAGCCGCTGCTTCTTTAGCTTTCAAGCCGTATAACTCCTCTTATTCTGCTATCCTCTTGACTCATGCCAAAGAG CTCTTCTCATTTGCTGACAAATACAGAGGATTATACACTGATTCAATCCCAAATGCAAAAGCTTTCTACATGTCATCTGGTTACTCG GATGAGCTTCTTTGGGCTGCGGCTTGGCTACACCGTGCCACCGGGGACGAGTATTACTTGAAGTATGCTGTAAATAATGCTGGTTACATGGGTGGAACCGGCTGGGGAATGAAAGAATTCTCTTGGGATAACAAATACGCCGGTGTTCAAGTCCTTCTCTCCAAG ATCTTGTTAGAAGGTAAAGGTGGTGCGTATACTTCGACCTTGAAGCAGTATCAGATGAAAGCTGATTACTTCGCTTGTGCTTGTCTCAAGAAGAATGGTGGCTACAATATTCAAACAACTCCTG GTGGTTTGATGTATGTTAGAGAGTGGAACAATCTGCAATATGCATCTGCGGCTGCATTTCTTCTTGCGATTTATTCGGATTATCTATCTGCAGCAAACGCTAAACTCAACTGTCCTGATGGTTCAGTGCCGCCTCAAGCACTTCTAGACTTTTCAAGATCTCAG GCTGATTATATTCTTGGAAAGAACCGTCAAGGGATGAGTTACTTAGTTGGATATGGACCAAAATATCCAATCCGAGTTCACCATAGAGGCGCTTCGATCCCTTCAATCTTTATTCAACGGTCTACTGTGAACTGTGTACAAGGATATGATTCTTGGTATAGAAGGGCTCAAGCTGATCCGAATGTTATCTATGGTGCTCTTGTTGGTGGACCAGACCAGAATGATTACTATTCCGATGACCGGACAAACTACGAGCAGACAGAACCAACATTGTCTGGAACAGCTCCACTCGTTGGTCTATTCGCTAAACTCTCTGGAAAATTAG GTTCTTATGGAGGAGGATATTCTAAACCTTACCAAACACCAAAACCACCAG CTTACAAAGCAACAACAACATACACTCCAAAGCAATCAGGTGCACCAATCGAGTTTCTTCATTCAATAACTGCAAATTGGATGGCCTGGAACACGAGGTACTACAGACACAAAGTGATCATCAAGAACAATTCTCAGAAACCGATATCAGGCCTCAAGCTTAAGATTGAAGATCTCACAGGACCTATATGGGGACTTAACCCAACAGGGCAAAAGAATACTTACCAGCTTCCTCAGTGGCAAAAGACTTTGAAAGCAGGGCAAGCTTACGATTTTGTCTATGTGCAAGGTGGTCCTCAAGCTAAGGTCTCTGTCCTAAGTTACTACTAA
- the LOC106344829 gene encoding LOW QUALITY PROTEIN: protein PLANT CADMIUM RESISTANCE 6 (The sequence of the model RefSeq protein was modified relative to this genomic sequence to represent the inferred CDS: deleted 1 base in 1 codon; substituted 1 base at 1 genomic stop codon) produces the protein MGQPNQSPSLRMNNNFNPMFHAQPEPPVYEKQMVETDQKYPSNGGMVNQPSGVPTMGIPAQYINPSGMGNQPYVAQIARPVIINQPRSNGTSGLCDCMNDVEYAIITCSFSFVTFGQIAXVTNEGATSCVMSGMLYVLICCLFWTPCVYSCTFWAKIRSKFGLPDAPAPMWITHCFCEYCALCQEYRELKNRGLDPSIGKLLTVYEFHSQIIYQSTLYYKRIHKELTGEDYVSDYDGDDNLSTSYSSDEDKGS, from the exons ATGGGTCAACCAAATCAAAGTCCGAGTCTGAGAATG AACAATAACTTCAACCCAATGTTTCATGCACAACCTGAACCACCGGTTTACGAAAAGCAAATGGTTGAAACCGATCAGAAATACCCCAGCAATGGTGGAATGGTTAACCAACCAAGCGGAGTACCCACTATGGGTATACCGGCTCAGTATATCAATCCCAGTGGAATGGGTAACCAACCTTATGTTGCACAAATTGCCCGGCCGGTGATTATTAACCAACCAAGATCAAACGGGACTTCAGGGCTTTGTGATTGCATGAACGATGTCGAATATG CAATCATCACATGCAGCTTTTCGTTCGTTACGTTCGGGCAGATCGCATAAGTTACCAATGAAGGCGCAACAA GTTGTGTAATGAGTGGAATGCTGTATGTATTGATATGTTGTCTATTTTGGACACCGTGTGTTTACTCATGCACATTCTGGGCCAAGATCCGAAGTAAATTCGGGTTACCAGATGCTCCAGCTCCAA TGTGGATAACCCATTGTTTTTGTGAGTATTGTGCACTTTGCCAAGAATATCGTGAGCTCAAGAACCGTGGCCTTGATCCTTCCATTGGTAAATTGTTAACCGTCTATGAGTTTCACTCCCAAATAATCTATCAATCAACACT CTATTACAAGCGTATACACAAGGAATTAACCGGGGAGGATTACGTCAGCGACTACGACGGAGATGACAATCTTTCAACCTCTTATTCCTCCGATGAAGACAAAGGCTCGTAG